Proteins encoded in a region of the Synechococcus sp. BIOS-U3-1 genome:
- the ribBA gene encoding bifunctional 3,4-dihydroxy-2-butanone-4-phosphate synthase/GTP cyclohydrolase II, which yields MFDSIPDALAAIRNGECIVVVDDERRENEGDLICAAQFATPEQINFMATDARGLICLAMEGERLDALDLPLMVDRNTDSNQTAFTVSIDAGPENGVSTGISADDRSRTIQVAIQPGSKPSDLRRPGHIFPLRARPGGVLKRAGHTEAAVDLAQMSGLYPSGVICEIQNPDGSMARLPELKIYARERGLKLISIEDLIRYRLDNERFVARSAQCSLPTEFGSFLAIGYSNELDGSEHVALVKGDPNNLNEPVLVRMHSECLTGDAFGSMRCDCRAQLHMAMKHIEKEGEGVVVYLRQEGRGIGLINKFKAYSLQEGGLDTVEANEKLGFAPDLRNYGVGAQILSDLGIHRLNLLTNNPRKIAGLGGYGLEVVNRVPMKAPVGDFNARYLATKKEKLGHLLDAIEFSSHWVLSLDSTSTDDGVLSDLLHRVEQLSQAKGVQLRAEQGPRLLALWERPRFVWSLQESEPDSDAIKAMLTTMAGWPETSRLGLLHTVNEQQITHPPQTLERKELKLSSLADASQDSAWFPAGSQAALIHWS from the coding sequence ATGTTTGATTCCATTCCCGATGCACTTGCCGCCATCCGAAACGGAGAGTGCATTGTGGTCGTGGACGATGAACGAAGGGAAAACGAAGGGGATCTGATCTGTGCGGCGCAGTTCGCCACCCCTGAACAGATCAACTTCATGGCCACAGATGCACGTGGTCTGATCTGTCTCGCCATGGAGGGCGAACGGCTGGATGCGCTTGATCTGCCCCTGATGGTGGATCGCAACACCGACTCCAATCAGACAGCCTTCACCGTGAGCATCGATGCGGGGCCCGAAAATGGAGTCTCCACAGGGATCTCTGCGGACGACCGCTCCCGCACAATCCAGGTGGCGATCCAACCAGGCTCCAAACCGTCGGATCTGCGCAGACCCGGTCACATCTTCCCGCTCAGAGCTCGGCCAGGAGGTGTGCTCAAGCGAGCAGGACACACCGAAGCAGCAGTGGATCTCGCCCAGATGTCGGGCCTCTACCCCTCAGGAGTCATTTGTGAGATTCAAAACCCGGACGGCTCCATGGCACGGCTTCCGGAACTGAAGATCTACGCACGAGAACGCGGTCTGAAGCTGATCAGCATTGAAGACCTGATTCGGTACAGGCTCGATAACGAACGCTTTGTTGCACGATCAGCTCAGTGCTCACTCCCAACGGAATTCGGTTCCTTCCTGGCCATCGGTTATTCCAATGAGCTTGATGGCAGTGAACATGTTGCACTCGTCAAGGGTGACCCCAACAACCTGAACGAACCCGTATTGGTTCGCATGCATTCCGAATGCCTCACCGGTGATGCCTTCGGATCCATGCGTTGCGACTGCCGTGCGCAGCTGCACATGGCGATGAAGCACATCGAAAAAGAAGGCGAAGGAGTAGTTGTTTATCTACGCCAGGAGGGTCGAGGCATTGGTCTGATCAACAAGTTCAAGGCCTACAGCTTGCAGGAAGGCGGACTGGACACGGTTGAAGCCAACGAGAAGCTCGGGTTTGCCCCTGATCTGCGTAATTACGGAGTCGGAGCCCAGATTCTCAGCGACCTGGGGATTCATCGTCTGAATTTGCTCACCAACAACCCCAGGAAGATCGCAGGTCTAGGCGGCTATGGACTTGAAGTGGTCAATCGTGTGCCGATGAAGGCTCCTGTCGGTGATTTCAATGCGAGATACCTGGCCACTAAAAAAGAGAAGCTTGGGCATCTGCTGGATGCCATCGAATTCAGCTCTCACTGGGTCCTGAGTCTCGACAGCACCTCCACCGATGACGGTGTTCTTTCAGATTTGCTGCATCGTGTGGAACAGCTCAGCCAAGCCAAGGGTGTTCAACTGCGGGCTGAACAAGGGCCTCGTCTGCTAGCGCTGTGGGAGCGACCACGGTTTGTTTGGTCGCTGCAGGAGTCAGAGCCCGACTCGGACGCCATCAAGGCGATGCTGACCACAATGGCGGGTTGGCCGGAGACCTCAAGACTCGGTCTCCTCCACACCGTGAATGAACAGCAGATCACTCATCCCCCTCAGACCCTGGAACGCAAGGAACTGAAGCTCAGCTCGTTGGCTGATGCGTCACAGGACAGTGCCTGGTTCCCCGCAGGAAGCCAGGCCGCCTTGATTCACTGGTCCTGA
- the murQ gene encoding N-acetylmuramic acid 6-phosphate etherase — translation MTDTPAIGSESSSLLASPSEDRGFLLTEQANPASDQLDQLSTDALVDLFIDEDRRPQEAVFAVRKALSQAVDAIAERLQGTGRLFYLGAGTSGRLGVLDAAECPPTFCSPPELVQGILAGGAPALLRSSEGLEDLESAAVADLQERGFCSDDCLVGIAAGGTTPYVRGGLRYAKELGALTIAMACVPSEQAPLPCNIDVRLLTGPELLTGSTRLKAGTATKMALNILSTGVMVRLGKVYGNRMVDVAASNSKLVDRSVRILRDLLGLKREAALSLLERAQGSVKRALCMGSCDLKADAADALLEAHGADLRAALTSQGLSLPIQG, via the coding sequence ATGACTGACACTCCAGCCATCGGTTCTGAGTCAAGCTCCTTGTTGGCGTCTCCCTCGGAGGACCGCGGCTTTCTGCTCACTGAACAGGCGAATCCCGCGAGTGATCAACTCGATCAGCTCTCCACTGATGCACTGGTCGACCTGTTCATCGACGAGGATCGCAGGCCCCAAGAGGCTGTGTTTGCGGTGAGAAAGGCTCTGAGCCAAGCCGTTGATGCGATTGCCGAACGACTGCAGGGGACTGGCCGATTGTTTTATCTAGGTGCAGGGACCTCAGGACGTCTTGGAGTTCTTGATGCTGCTGAATGTCCCCCGACCTTCTGCAGCCCACCGGAACTGGTTCAGGGAATTCTTGCGGGGGGAGCTCCGGCACTGTTGCGCAGTTCCGAGGGACTCGAGGATCTTGAATCTGCTGCTGTGGCTGATCTTCAGGAACGTGGTTTTTGCTCGGATGATTGCCTAGTCGGTATCGCCGCAGGGGGGACGACGCCTTATGTCCGAGGTGGATTGCGCTATGCCAAGGAGCTCGGAGCACTGACGATTGCCATGGCCTGTGTGCCCTCGGAACAGGCTCCCCTGCCGTGCAACATTGATGTACGACTGCTCACGGGCCCTGAACTGCTGACGGGGTCGACGCGTCTGAAAGCGGGAACGGCCACAAAAATGGCTCTCAACATCCTTTCAACAGGAGTGATGGTGAGGCTGGGCAAGGTCTATGGCAACAGGATGGTCGACGTTGCTGCTAGCAACAGCAAGCTCGTCGACCGCTCCGTGCGCATCCTGAGGGATCTTCTTGGTTTGAAACGTGAAGCAGCTCTCAGCCTGTTGGAACGCGCCCAAGGGTCAGTGAAACGTGCCCTCTGCATGGGCAGCTGTGATTTAAAGGCAGACGCTGCCGATGCTTTGCTTGAAGCTCATGGAGCTGATCTGAGAGCAGCGTTAACCAGTCAGGGACTCTCTCTTCCTATTCAGGGTTAA
- the pstA gene encoding phosphate ABC transporter permease PstA has protein sequence MTFSSTALPALDIPDLSYKQGLRRNVINRILTILAGLFAVIAVLPLIAVLAYVLVKGGGMLNLSLFNEPSTGLPGEGIGNAVIGTLLVTLISALIAIPVGVGGGIFLAEYSRGGSFAQFIRFGTNVMSGVPSIIAGVFIYIAIVETKIIFGNSHSALAGGIALSILMLPTVIKTTDEGLKLVSDDLRRAALGVGASRFVTILRITLPSAFTPIATGVVLSIARAAGETAPLIFTALFSSYWPQGINSIFNPIATLSVLIYNYARLPYPAQNELAWAASFVLVLFILIINLFARWLGRFAAN, from the coding sequence ATGACTTTTTCATCTACAGCTCTCCCGGCACTTGATATTCCAGACCTCTCTTATAAACAAGGGCTCAGGCGCAATGTCATCAACAGAATTCTCACCATTCTTGCTGGTTTGTTTGCTGTCATTGCTGTACTGCCATTAATTGCCGTACTGGCCTATGTGCTGGTCAAAGGTGGCGGCATGCTCAACCTCAGCCTGTTCAATGAGCCCTCAACAGGTCTTCCGGGCGAGGGTATTGGAAATGCTGTTATCGGAACACTCTTGGTGACCTTGATTTCGGCACTAATCGCCATTCCAGTTGGTGTTGGGGGCGGAATATTTCTCGCTGAATATTCACGTGGCGGAAGTTTCGCTCAATTCATTCGATTTGGCACTAATGTGATGTCAGGCGTTCCATCAATCATCGCTGGCGTCTTTATCTATATCGCAATCGTAGAAACTAAAATTATTTTTGGCAATTCCCACAGTGCACTTGCAGGCGGAATTGCTTTATCAATACTGATGCTGCCTACAGTCATCAAAACAACTGACGAAGGTCTAAAGCTTGTTTCAGATGATCTTCGGCGTGCAGCCTTAGGTGTTGGGGCTTCAAGGTTTGTCACGATACTGAGGATTACATTGCCTTCAGCATTTACCCCAATAGCCACGGGTGTCGTTCTTTCAATTGCTAGAGCCGCAGGAGAGACTGCACCTTTAATTTTTACAGCTTTGTTCTCCAGTTACTGGCCCCAGGGAATCAATTCAATTTTTAATCCTATTGCTACATTATCAGTGCTAATTTACAACTATGCACGACTTCCCTATCCAGCCCAAAATGAATTGGCATGGGCAGCATCGTTTGTACTTGTACTCTTTATTCTCATTATCAATTTATTTGCACGCTGGCTCGGACGATTTGCTGCTAATTGA
- the mtnP gene encoding S-methyl-5'-thioadenosine phosphorylase, which translates to MSQTASGPELDSARVGVIGGSGLYSMNKLESVREVQTDTPFGKPSDALRIGTLNGVEVVFLARHGSQHHLLPSEVPYQANIWALRSLGVRWLVSVSAVGSLREHLRPRDMVVPHQFIDRTRQRPQSFFGDGCVAHVSLADPFCPTLSEWLATSAAAAMPVGQHLHRGGTYLCMEGPAFSTRAESELYRSWGCDVIGMTNHTEARLAREAEIAYASLSMVTDFDCWHDDHDAVTVDMVIGNLKANASATEPILDRLMGNFSKDRPESPAHRALEHALMTAPDAVPTATRQRLDLFTNPYWGRFNPE; encoded by the coding sequence ATGAGTCAAACAGCCTCTGGTCCAGAGCTTGATTCCGCCCGAGTGGGAGTCATCGGTGGAAGCGGTCTGTATTCCATGAACAAGCTGGAATCAGTGCGGGAGGTCCAAACCGACACTCCGTTTGGCAAACCATCGGATGCCCTGAGAATCGGAACACTCAATGGCGTTGAGGTGGTTTTTCTGGCTCGTCATGGAAGTCAGCACCACTTGCTTCCCAGCGAAGTTCCCTATCAGGCCAACATCTGGGCCCTGAGAAGCCTTGGCGTGCGCTGGCTGGTTTCTGTGTCCGCCGTGGGTTCATTGAGAGAACACCTGAGACCACGTGACATGGTGGTGCCTCATCAGTTCATCGACCGGACCAGGCAACGACCACAGTCATTTTTTGGAGACGGATGCGTTGCGCACGTCAGCCTGGCTGATCCGTTTTGCCCCACCCTGAGTGAGTGGCTGGCAACGTCAGCAGCGGCCGCGATGCCCGTGGGACAACATCTTCATCGTGGTGGCACTTACCTCTGCATGGAAGGTCCAGCATTTTCAACCCGTGCAGAAAGCGAGCTCTACCGAAGCTGGGGGTGTGATGTGATCGGCATGACCAACCACACGGAAGCGCGGTTGGCGAGAGAGGCCGAGATCGCCTACGCATCGCTCAGCATGGTGACTGACTTCGACTGCTGGCACGATGATCATGACGCTGTCACCGTGGACATGGTGATCGGCAATCTCAAAGCCAATGCATCGGCAACTGAACCAATCCTGGATCGGTTGATGGGCAATTTCAGCAAAGATCGTCCCGAATCTCCGGCGCACCGAGCCCTAGAACATGCGCTGATGACGGCTCCGGACGCTGTTCCTACAGCGACGCGACAGCGCCTCGACCTATTCACCAATCCCTACTGGGGACGATTTAACCCTGAATAG
- the pstC gene encoding phosphate ABC transporter permease subunit PstC, which yields MPRSLELYLLRRRPPMEKSVDAGFRILAVALASVVAMVLVAILVVVFWGSLDSMGRYGWSFLVTSNWNPVKDEYGAFTAIYGTLLTSLLALLIAVPLGVGTAIFITENFIPLKIRTLIGLMVELLAAIPSVVLGLWAIFVMEPFIKPFLQLLHTTLGWIPFFSTAPKGPGIAPAVLILVVMILPIITAISRDSLNQVPMKLRQAAYGVGTTRWGAILNVMLPAAISGIVGGVMLALGRAMGETMAVTMIIGNSNNFSWSLLAPGNTISAMLANQFGEADASQVSSLMYAAFVLMILTLAVNIIAQWLVKRLSLKY from the coding sequence ATGCCCAGGTCGTTGGAGCTTTATCTCTTACGGCGACGTCCGCCGATGGAGAAATCGGTGGATGCCGGCTTCAGGATTCTGGCGGTCGCCTTGGCCTCAGTGGTGGCGATGGTGCTAGTAGCCATCCTCGTGGTGGTGTTCTGGGGATCGTTGGATTCCATGGGTCGATACGGCTGGTCATTTCTGGTGACCTCCAATTGGAATCCCGTCAAAGATGAATACGGTGCGTTTACAGCCATTTATGGAACGCTGTTGACATCGCTGCTGGCACTGCTGATTGCTGTGCCGCTCGGCGTAGGAACGGCGATCTTCATCACCGAAAACTTCATTCCTCTAAAAATTCGAACGTTGATCGGATTGATGGTTGAACTGCTAGCAGCCATCCCTTCAGTTGTGCTCGGCTTGTGGGCCATCTTCGTGATGGAACCCTTCATCAAGCCATTTCTGCAGTTACTCCATACAACTCTCGGCTGGATCCCGTTTTTCTCCACTGCACCCAAAGGACCTGGAATCGCGCCAGCCGTCTTGATCCTGGTGGTCATGATCTTGCCGATCATCACAGCCATCTCCAGAGACTCCCTGAATCAAGTTCCGATGAAGCTGCGACAGGCGGCCTATGGCGTGGGAACAACGCGCTGGGGTGCCATTCTCAATGTGATGTTGCCAGCAGCAATTTCAGGAATTGTCGGAGGTGTGATGTTGGCCCTAGGACGCGCCATGGGTGAAACGATGGCTGTCACGATGATTATTGGAAATTCAAATAATTTCAGCTGGTCTCTACTTGCACCCGGCAACACTATTTCAGCAATGCTTGCCAATCAGTTTGGTGAAGCAGATGCCAGTCAGGTTTCATCTTTGATGTATGCCGCATTTGTCCTCATGATCCTCACCCTTGCAGTGAACATCATCGCCCAGTGGCTAGTTAAACGTCTCAGTCTGAAGTACTGA
- the pstB gene encoding phosphate ABC transporter ATP-binding protein PstB — protein sequence MTSIAPSSSEVSSDICLSIQNTTISYGSYEAVRNVYCDIPRGKVTAFIGPSGCGKSTVLRALNRMNDLIEGCTLKGRVLFDGADLYAPSVDPVEVRRRIGMVFQQPNPFPKSIYENIAFGARINGYTGDMDELIERSLRQAAVWDECKDKLNESGYSLSGGQQQRLCIARTIAIQPEVILMDEPCSALDPISTLKIEETMHELKKSFTIVIVTHNMQQALRVSDMTAFFNAEAVEGGSGKVGYLVEFNETDLIFNSPSQQATQDYVSGRFG from the coding sequence ATGACTTCCATCGCTCCATCAAGTTCAGAAGTCTCATCAGACATCTGCCTCTCGATTCAGAACACAACGATCAGTTACGGCAGTTATGAGGCTGTTAGGAATGTTTATTGCGACATACCACGAGGCAAGGTCACAGCATTCATCGGGCCATCTGGATGTGGGAAATCGACCGTGCTAAGAGCCTTGAATCGAATGAACGATCTTATCGAAGGATGCACTTTGAAAGGGCGAGTCTTATTTGATGGTGCAGATCTCTACGCTCCGTCAGTTGACCCAGTAGAGGTAAGACGTCGTATCGGAATGGTTTTTCAGCAACCCAATCCATTCCCTAAAAGTATCTATGAAAACATTGCATTTGGTGCACGTATTAATGGATATACAGGCGACATGGATGAATTGATCGAGCGCTCACTGCGCCAAGCCGCAGTCTGGGATGAGTGCAAAGACAAGCTCAACGAAAGTGGATATTCATTATCTGGTGGACAACAACAACGCCTTTGCATTGCACGCACGATTGCGATTCAACCAGAAGTGATCCTGATGGATGAGCCCTGTTCAGCACTTGATCCAATCTCAACGTTGAAAATCGAAGAAACAATGCATGAGTTAAAGAAGAGTTTCACGATTGTTATTGTGACGCACAACATGCAGCAGGCCTTGAGAGTGAGCGATATGACTGCTTTCTTTAATGCAGAAGCGGTTGAAGGAGGCTCCGGGAAAGTTGGATATCTCGTGGAGTTTAATGAAACAGATCTGATTTTTAATTCACCGTCTCAACAAGCCACACAGGATTATGTTTCTGGACGTTTCGGCTGA
- a CDS encoding DUF3110 domain-containing protein, with amino-acid sequence MLVHVLLYDAGQDSEGIHSLELSGQTVVLMFENRDDADRYAGLLEAQDFPTPTVEALDREEIELFCREAGYEARFVSDGFVPKSEDERLMLRPPSANRDVANWQEQEPEQDPDRAQGRDSKDESSIQDLDDVRRRLEGLL; translated from the coding sequence ATGTTGGTTCACGTGCTCCTGTATGACGCAGGACAGGACAGCGAAGGCATTCACTCCCTCGAGCTTTCAGGCCAGACGGTGGTGCTGATGTTTGAGAACCGCGACGATGCTGATCGCTATGCCGGACTGCTGGAAGCACAGGACTTTCCAACGCCTACTGTTGAAGCTCTCGATCGCGAGGAGATCGAGTTGTTTTGTCGTGAAGCCGGTTATGAGGCCCGATTCGTCTCCGATGGATTTGTTCCAAAGTCGGAAGATGAACGCCTGATGCTGAGGCCACCGAGCGCCAATCGTGACGTAGCCAATTGGCAGGAGCAGGAACCAGAACAGGATCCTGACCGTGCGCAAGGACGCGATTCCAAGGATGAATCCTCGATCCAGGATCTGGATGATGTGCGGCGACGTCTTGAAGGTCTTCTCTAA
- a CDS encoding 2Fe-2S iron-sulfur cluster-binding protein yields the protein MRPTHRVTIYWRQQGRVISHDVPEGDYILQSFEQQGDPLPFSCRNGCCTSCAVRVQQGELDQQEAMGLSRELRSKGYGLLCVARAIGPLVAETQDEDEVYDLQFGRHFGRGSITREIPLEELETWKE from the coding sequence ATGAGGCCGACTCATCGGGTCACCATCTACTGGAGACAGCAAGGTCGGGTGATTTCCCATGACGTGCCCGAAGGTGATTACATCCTGCAGAGCTTTGAACAACAAGGCGATCCACTGCCTTTTTCATGTCGGAACGGATGCTGCACAAGCTGCGCTGTTCGTGTCCAGCAGGGTGAATTGGATCAACAGGAAGCCATGGGACTCTCCAGAGAGCTCAGATCTAAGGGCTATGGGCTTCTGTGTGTAGCAAGAGCCATTGGCCCGCTTGTCGCTGAGACACAAGACGAAGATGAGGTCTACGACCTGCAATTCGGTCGCCACTTCGGCAGAGGATCCATCACCCGTGAGATCCCTCTTGAGGAACTCGAAACTTGGAAGGAATGA
- a CDS encoding DnaJ C-terminal domain-containing protein yields MTISAEPDYWSLLGLEPGAAPDALKRAFRREARRWHPDLNGNDRHAEERFKLVNEAYAVLSNPDRRKEWQLRQRGGVAVTDPFSTGFPDFEDYLAVVLGLEREPVHREPAPREQTPSAQGAQEKSSHYSDGSDQAEGAHWPEASPQPPPPVRSEDDLETVVDLTPDQALQGTTVELELGDGTLVEVGTPPRAGDGWRLRLEGVAPGGRDHFLHLRVMTDDGLRIDGLRVHYRLELLPPDAALGCAVDVPTLSGPVTLQVPPGSSSGRLLRLRGRGLQLGDDCGDQLVEIVIVIPAALDDDERALYQRLQELSLERANGF; encoded by the coding sequence ATGACAATTTCCGCTGAACCGGACTACTGGTCACTGCTTGGTCTGGAGCCTGGTGCAGCTCCAGACGCGCTTAAGCGGGCATTCCGGCGCGAAGCCAGACGCTGGCATCCCGATCTGAATGGGAATGATCGTCACGCCGAAGAACGCTTCAAGCTGGTCAATGAGGCTTACGCGGTTCTCAGTAACCCTGACCGGCGTAAGGAATGGCAGTTACGTCAACGCGGAGGCGTTGCTGTAACAGATCCCTTCAGCACTGGATTCCCTGATTTTGAGGACTACCTCGCCGTTGTTCTTGGGCTGGAGCGTGAGCCTGTTCACAGAGAGCCCGCTCCAAGAGAACAGACTCCAAGTGCGCAGGGTGCGCAAGAGAAGTCATCCCATTACAGCGATGGATCTGATCAGGCTGAAGGAGCCCACTGGCCTGAGGCTTCGCCTCAACCACCACCTCCAGTCCGCAGTGAAGACGATCTAGAAACCGTTGTCGATCTCACGCCTGATCAAGCCTTGCAGGGCACAACCGTGGAACTGGAGCTCGGGGATGGCACCTTGGTTGAAGTGGGTACCCCGCCTCGAGCAGGAGATGGTTGGCGGTTACGTCTGGAGGGTGTTGCCCCCGGAGGACGCGATCATTTCTTGCATTTGCGGGTGATGACGGATGACGGGCTGCGCATCGATGGTCTTCGGGTCCATTACCGCCTTGAGTTGCTGCCTCCGGATGCTGCGCTTGGTTGTGCCGTCGATGTGCCCACTCTTTCCGGCCCGGTCACGCTTCAGGTTCCTCCTGGTTCGTCCAGCGGACGTTTGTTGAGATTGCGCGGGCGTGGTCTTCAGCTTGGAGATGATTGTGGCGATCAGCTTGTGGAAATTGTGATTGTGATCCCGGCGGCGCTGGATGACGATGAACGGGCGCTTTATCAACGCCTGCAGGAACTCAGTCTGGAGCGCGCCAACGGTTTCTAA
- a CDS encoding peptidylprolyl isomerase translates to MSTDAGDIKLEMFDQDAPNTVANFVKLARDGFYDGLAFHRVIDGFMAQGGCPNSREGSRGTPGTGGPGYMIDCEINSKKHVPGALSMAHAGRNTGGSQFFIVHDAQPHLDGVHTVFGLTGDMKVVMAIKNGTRIQKVTVQDQ, encoded by the coding sequence ATGTCCACGGACGCCGGCGATATCAAGTTGGAGATGTTCGATCAGGACGCTCCCAACACCGTTGCCAATTTCGTCAAACTCGCGCGTGATGGCTTTTACGACGGGCTTGCATTCCACCGGGTGATCGACGGTTTCATGGCGCAAGGTGGATGTCCCAACAGCCGTGAAGGTTCACGAGGAACCCCTGGCACGGGCGGTCCTGGTTACATGATCGATTGCGAGATCAACAGCAAAAAGCACGTTCCGGGTGCGCTCTCGATGGCTCATGCCGGTCGCAACACAGGTGGCAGTCAATTTTTCATCGTCCATGACGCTCAACCTCACCTTGATGGTGTGCACACCGTCTTCGGTCTGACCGGTGATATGAAAGTGGTCATGGCCATTAAGAACGGCACACGCATCCAGAAGGTCACCGTTCAGGACCAGTGA
- the dnaK gene encoding molecular chaperone DnaK, whose protein sequence is MGRIVGIDLGTTNSVVAVLEAGRPVVIANAEGTRTTPSVLGYTKDNELLVGQPARRQLVLNPRNTFSNLKRFVGRAWDELDDGSLTVPYTVRSNSQGNVRVACPQTEREYAPEELVASILRKLVDDASTYLGEEVESAVITVPAYFNDAQRQATRDAGRLAGVNVERILNEPTAAALAYGFDRSAVRRALVFDLGGGTFDVSLLRIANGVFDVKATNGDTQLGGNDFDQCIVDWLAEAFLKEYEVDLRRDRQALQRLTEAAEKAKQELSGVTSTPVSLPFIATGADGPLHIETTLDRETFEGLCPDLLDRLLVPVQTALRDSGWAAEDIDDVVLVGGSTRMPMVQQLVRTLIPNDPCQSVNPDEVVAVGAAVQAGIITGELRDLLLNDVTPLSLGLETIGGLMKVLIPRNTQIPVRQSDVFSTSEPNQSSVEIHVWQGERQMASDNKSLGRFRLSGIPPAPRGVPQIQVAFDIDANGLLQVSATDRTTGRKQSVSIQGGSTLSEDEIQGLLAEAEARADEDRRKRSTIERRNSAMTLVAQAERRLRDAALELGPYGAERQQRAVEMSVRDVQDLLQLDDLQELEMAVSGLQEALFGLNRRLTAERQTDGGPLQGLKSTLGTLKDELFAEDDWDDDPWASPQTRYDRYDGRMRGGRRGIDPWDDDNFR, encoded by the coding sequence ATGGGCCGGATCGTCGGAATCGACCTGGGTACCACCAATTCCGTCGTGGCTGTTCTTGAGGCCGGGCGGCCCGTGGTGATTGCCAATGCGGAGGGCACCCGGACGACCCCTTCCGTGCTGGGTTACACCAAAGACAACGAACTTCTTGTGGGTCAACCGGCTCGACGTCAGCTGGTTCTCAATCCGCGCAACACTTTTTCCAATCTCAAGCGTTTTGTTGGTCGGGCCTGGGATGAACTCGACGACGGGTCACTCACCGTTCCCTATACGGTTCGCTCCAACAGTCAGGGCAACGTCCGCGTGGCATGTCCGCAGACCGAGCGGGAATATGCCCCAGAAGAGCTCGTGGCCAGCATCCTGCGCAAGCTCGTGGATGACGCCTCCACCTACCTCGGAGAAGAGGTGGAATCTGCCGTGATCACCGTTCCTGCCTACTTCAACGACGCACAGCGTCAGGCCACCCGCGATGCCGGTCGTCTTGCGGGAGTCAATGTTGAGCGAATTCTCAATGAACCGACCGCAGCTGCTCTTGCTTATGGCTTTGATCGAAGTGCGGTTCGTCGTGCCCTCGTTTTTGATTTAGGCGGTGGAACCTTTGATGTATCGCTGCTCAGAATCGCCAATGGGGTTTTCGATGTCAAAGCCACCAACGGCGACACCCAGCTGGGTGGCAACGACTTCGATCAATGCATTGTTGATTGGCTGGCCGAAGCCTTCCTCAAGGAGTATGAGGTCGACCTCAGGCGAGACCGTCAGGCGCTGCAACGCCTGACCGAAGCTGCGGAAAAGGCCAAACAGGAGCTCTCCGGAGTCACGTCGACCCCGGTCTCCCTGCCCTTCATTGCCACTGGCGCTGATGGTCCTCTGCATATTGAAACCACGCTGGATCGGGAAACCTTTGAGGGGCTGTGCCCCGATCTTCTGGACCGTTTGCTGGTTCCTGTGCAGACCGCTCTTCGAGATTCCGGATGGGCTGCTGAGGACATCGATGACGTGGTGCTCGTGGGCGGAAGCACTCGCATGCCAATGGTGCAGCAGTTGGTTAGAACACTGATTCCGAATGATCCCTGTCAGTCGGTGAATCCGGATGAGGTGGTTGCCGTTGGTGCAGCGGTCCAGGCAGGAATCATCACGGGTGAATTGCGTGATCTGCTTCTCAATGACGTCACACCGCTTTCGCTGGGTCTTGAAACCATCGGAGGTCTGATGAAGGTTCTGATACCGCGCAATACCCAGATCCCCGTTCGTCAGTCGGATGTGTTCAGCACTTCGGAACCCAACCAGTCATCGGTTGAAATTCATGTCTGGCAAGGAGAACGCCAGATGGCGTCGGATAACAAATCACTCGGCCGTTTCCGTCTCTCGGGAATTCCTCCCGCGCCTCGTGGTGTGCCTCAGATCCAGGTTGCTTTCGACATTGATGCCAACGGACTCCTTCAGGTGAGTGCAACGGATCGGACGACGGGCCGTAAGCAGTCGGTTTCCATCCAAGGAGGCTCGACACTCAGTGAAGATGAAATTCAGGGCCTACTTGCTGAAGCTGAAGCACGCGCTGATGAAGATCGCCGTAAGCGCTCCACAATCGAACGACGCAATTCGGCGATGACTTTGGTCGCACAGGCGGAGCGGCGGCTGCGTGACGCTGCTCTCGAGCTTGGGCCCTACGGAGCTGAGCGTCAGCAAAGAGCGGTTGAGATGTCGGTTCGTGATGTTCAGGATCTCTTGCAGCTGGATGATCTTCAAGAGCTCGAGATGGCTGTGAGCGGCCTTCAGGAAGCTCTGTTTGGTCTGAACCGCCGTCTGACGGCTGAGCGTCAGACCGACGGTGGACCGTTGCAAGGTCTGAAAAGCACTCTCGGCACGCTGAAGGATGAGCTGTTTGCAGAAGACGACTGGGATGATGACCCCTGGGCCTCCCCGCAAACCCGCTACGACCGATACGACGGACGGATGAGAGGTGGCCGAAGAGGGATCGACCCCTGGGACGATGACAATTTCCGCTGA